The proteins below come from a single Cololabis saira isolate AMF1-May2022 chromosome 2, fColSai1.1, whole genome shotgun sequence genomic window:
- the slc35c1 gene encoding GDP-fucose transporter 1 isoform X1, which yields MEERRPSKKRRAADNAMTQLKRSSILRMALSGSESPEQQEEVFLVRAGRIAGVVVLYWSVSITMVFLNNFLLDNRDLEAPLFITFYQCVVSVLLCWVLQLLARLQPGAIDFPNLRFDLKTSREVLPLSLVFIGMISFNNLCLKYVGVAFYTIGRSLSTVFNVLMSYFILKQTTSLQALVCCGIILGGFWLGVDQEGMAGSLSWTGVFFGVLASACVSLNAIYTKKVMPAVDGNIWKLTYYNNVNACVLFLPLIFVFGEFNRLLTFSYLADPNFWGMMTLGGVFGFAIGYVTGLQIKFTSPLTHNVSGTAKACAQTVIAVAYNSSSKSLLWWTSNMMVLCGSSAYTWVRSREMKKIPQKVPQDSAKELLLQGEKGDGGSNA from the exons ATGGAAGAGCGACGGCCAAGCAAGAAACGGAGAGCTGCAGACAATGCAAT GACCCAGCTGAAGCGGTCCAGCATCCTGAGGATGGCCCTGAGCGGCTCGGAGAGCccggagcagcaggaggaggtgtTCCTGGTGCGGGCTGGCCGCATCGCGGGGGTGGTGGTTCTGTACTGGTCCGTGTCCATCACCATGGTGTTCCTCAACAACTTCCTGCTGGACAACCGGGACCTGGAGGCCCCGCTGTTCATCACCTTCTACCAGTGCGTGGTCAGCGTGCTGCTGTGCtgggtcctgcagctgctggccCGCCTGCAGCCCGGGGCCATAGACTTCCCCAACCTCAG GTTCGACCTGAAGACGTCCCGGGAGGTGCTGCCTCTGTCCCTGGTCTTCATCGGCATGatctccttcaacaacctgtGCCTGAAATACGTGGGAGTGGCCTTTTACACCATCGGCCGGTCCCTCAGCACGGTGTTCAACGTGCTGATGTCCTACTTCATCCTGAAACAGACCACATCGCTGCAGGCGCTCGTGTGCTGCGGAATCATCCTGG GTGGATTCTGGCTCGGAGTAGACCAGGAAGGCATGGCAGGGTCCCTCTCGTGGACAGGTGTGTTTTTCGGGGTGCTGGCGAGCGCCTGCGTGTCTCTCAACGCCATCTACACGAAGAAGGTGATGCCTGCCGTTGACGGGAACATCTGGAAACTGACCTACTACAACAACGTCAATGCCTGCGTCCTCTTCCTTCCGCTCATCTTCGTGTTTGGGGAGTTTAACCGATTGCTCACCTTCAGCTACCTGGCCGACCCCAACTTTTGGGGAATGATGACACTGGGAGGGGTGTTCGGTTTTGCCATCGGCTACGTCACGGGCCTCCAGATCAAGTTCACCAGCCCGCTCACACACAACGTCTCAGGTACGGCAAAAGCTTGTGCACAGACTGTTATCGCAGTGGCGTACAACTCGTCCAGTAAAAGCCTGCTGTGGTGGACCAGTAACATGATGGTTCTGTGCGGCTCATCGGCGTACACGTGGGTCAGAAGTCGAGAGATGAAGAAGATCCCCCAGAAAGTCCCTCAAGATTCAGCCAAGGAACTTTTACTCCAAGGGGAGAAGGGAGACGGGGGGTCTAATGCGTGA
- the slc35c1 gene encoding GDP-fucose transporter 1 isoform X2: MNRTQLKRSSILRMALSGSESPEQQEEVFLVRAGRIAGVVVLYWSVSITMVFLNNFLLDNRDLEAPLFITFYQCVVSVLLCWVLQLLARLQPGAIDFPNLRFDLKTSREVLPLSLVFIGMISFNNLCLKYVGVAFYTIGRSLSTVFNVLMSYFILKQTTSLQALVCCGIILGGFWLGVDQEGMAGSLSWTGVFFGVLASACVSLNAIYTKKVMPAVDGNIWKLTYYNNVNACVLFLPLIFVFGEFNRLLTFSYLADPNFWGMMTLGGVFGFAIGYVTGLQIKFTSPLTHNVSGTAKACAQTVIAVAYNSSSKSLLWWTSNMMVLCGSSAYTWVRSREMKKIPQKVPQDSAKELLLQGEKGDGGSNA; this comes from the exons ATGAACAGGACCCAGCTGAAGCGGTCCAGCATCCTGAGGATGGCCCTGAGCGGCTCGGAGAGCccggagcagcaggaggaggtgtTCCTGGTGCGGGCTGGCCGCATCGCGGGGGTGGTGGTTCTGTACTGGTCCGTGTCCATCACCATGGTGTTCCTCAACAACTTCCTGCTGGACAACCGGGACCTGGAGGCCCCGCTGTTCATCACCTTCTACCAGTGCGTGGTCAGCGTGCTGCTGTGCtgggtcctgcagctgctggccCGCCTGCAGCCCGGGGCCATAGACTTCCCCAACCTCAG GTTCGACCTGAAGACGTCCCGGGAGGTGCTGCCTCTGTCCCTGGTCTTCATCGGCATGatctccttcaacaacctgtGCCTGAAATACGTGGGAGTGGCCTTTTACACCATCGGCCGGTCCCTCAGCACGGTGTTCAACGTGCTGATGTCCTACTTCATCCTGAAACAGACCACATCGCTGCAGGCGCTCGTGTGCTGCGGAATCATCCTGG GTGGATTCTGGCTCGGAGTAGACCAGGAAGGCATGGCAGGGTCCCTCTCGTGGACAGGTGTGTTTTTCGGGGTGCTGGCGAGCGCCTGCGTGTCTCTCAACGCCATCTACACGAAGAAGGTGATGCCTGCCGTTGACGGGAACATCTGGAAACTGACCTACTACAACAACGTCAATGCCTGCGTCCTCTTCCTTCCGCTCATCTTCGTGTTTGGGGAGTTTAACCGATTGCTCACCTTCAGCTACCTGGCCGACCCCAACTTTTGGGGAATGATGACACTGGGAGGGGTGTTCGGTTTTGCCATCGGCTACGTCACGGGCCTCCAGATCAAGTTCACCAGCCCGCTCACACACAACGTCTCAGGTACGGCAAAAGCTTGTGCACAGACTGTTATCGCAGTGGCGTACAACTCGTCCAGTAAAAGCCTGCTGTGGTGGACCAGTAACATGATGGTTCTGTGCGGCTCATCGGCGTACACGTGGGTCAGAAGTCGAGAGATGAAGAAGATCCCCCAGAAAGTCCCTCAAGATTCAGCCAAGGAACTTTTACTCCAAGGGGAGAAGGGAGACGGGGGGTCTAATGCGTGA
- the slc35c1 gene encoding GDP-fucose transporter 1 isoform X3 produces MALSGSESPEQQEEVFLVRAGRIAGVVVLYWSVSITMVFLNNFLLDNRDLEAPLFITFYQCVVSVLLCWVLQLLARLQPGAIDFPNLRFDLKTSREVLPLSLVFIGMISFNNLCLKYVGVAFYTIGRSLSTVFNVLMSYFILKQTTSLQALVCCGIILGGFWLGVDQEGMAGSLSWTGVFFGVLASACVSLNAIYTKKVMPAVDGNIWKLTYYNNVNACVLFLPLIFVFGEFNRLLTFSYLADPNFWGMMTLGGVFGFAIGYVTGLQIKFTSPLTHNVSGTAKACAQTVIAVAYNSSSKSLLWWTSNMMVLCGSSAYTWVRSREMKKIPQKVPQDSAKELLLQGEKGDGGSNA; encoded by the exons ATGGCCCTGAGCGGCTCGGAGAGCccggagcagcaggaggaggtgtTCCTGGTGCGGGCTGGCCGCATCGCGGGGGTGGTGGTTCTGTACTGGTCCGTGTCCATCACCATGGTGTTCCTCAACAACTTCCTGCTGGACAACCGGGACCTGGAGGCCCCGCTGTTCATCACCTTCTACCAGTGCGTGGTCAGCGTGCTGCTGTGCtgggtcctgcagctgctggccCGCCTGCAGCCCGGGGCCATAGACTTCCCCAACCTCAG GTTCGACCTGAAGACGTCCCGGGAGGTGCTGCCTCTGTCCCTGGTCTTCATCGGCATGatctccttcaacaacctgtGCCTGAAATACGTGGGAGTGGCCTTTTACACCATCGGCCGGTCCCTCAGCACGGTGTTCAACGTGCTGATGTCCTACTTCATCCTGAAACAGACCACATCGCTGCAGGCGCTCGTGTGCTGCGGAATCATCCTGG GTGGATTCTGGCTCGGAGTAGACCAGGAAGGCATGGCAGGGTCCCTCTCGTGGACAGGTGTGTTTTTCGGGGTGCTGGCGAGCGCCTGCGTGTCTCTCAACGCCATCTACACGAAGAAGGTGATGCCTGCCGTTGACGGGAACATCTGGAAACTGACCTACTACAACAACGTCAATGCCTGCGTCCTCTTCCTTCCGCTCATCTTCGTGTTTGGGGAGTTTAACCGATTGCTCACCTTCAGCTACCTGGCCGACCCCAACTTTTGGGGAATGATGACACTGGGAGGGGTGTTCGGTTTTGCCATCGGCTACGTCACGGGCCTCCAGATCAAGTTCACCAGCCCGCTCACACACAACGTCTCAGGTACGGCAAAAGCTTGTGCACAGACTGTTATCGCAGTGGCGTACAACTCGTCCAGTAAAAGCCTGCTGTGGTGGACCAGTAACATGATGGTTCTGTGCGGCTCATCGGCGTACACGTGGGTCAGAAGTCGAGAGATGAAGAAGATCCCCCAGAAAGTCCCTCAAGATTCAGCCAAGGAACTTTTACTCCAAGGGGAGAAGGGAGACGGGGGGTCTAATGCGTGA